A DNA window from Pseudodesulfovibrio thermohalotolerans contains the following coding sequences:
- a CDS encoding lytic murein transglycosylase — MAAVFVCVLGLAAAASGGLWDPLVGRLAEDGFERRKVAYLFSSPDLEFKPEIMARKMNVLLNTRLSSREPGPRAEPQVMDRYLNPLLIAGAYAFYREHRADLTLIHEEFGVPGEILTALMLLETRLGMSVGDHNGFTILASMALAGDFELIRDRIERTDLSDETMDWLRRRTREKGDWAYEELKALIRYAQGIGQDPLTIRSSVYGAIGLCQFMPTNAEHYGRDGSGDGRIDLFEMRDALYSMANFVAAHGWKDSMTPEQKLKVIYRYNHSESYALTVLAVADRIAKTRELFGG; from the coding sequence TTGGCCGCCGTTTTTGTTTGTGTCCTTGGACTGGCGGCCGCAGCGTCGGGTGGCCTGTGGGACCCGCTGGTGGGCCGTCTCGCGGAGGACGGGTTTGAGCGGCGCAAGGTCGCTTATCTGTTCTCCAGTCCGGACCTGGAGTTCAAGCCCGAGATCATGGCCCGCAAGATGAACGTCCTGCTCAACACCCGGCTTTCCTCCAGAGAGCCAGGCCCTCGGGCCGAACCGCAGGTCATGGATCGCTATCTGAATCCGTTGCTTATCGCCGGAGCCTATGCCTTTTACCGTGAACACCGCGCCGATTTGACCCTGATTCATGAGGAGTTCGGGGTGCCGGGTGAAATCCTGACCGCGCTTATGTTGCTGGAGACCCGGCTGGGCATGAGCGTCGGCGACCACAACGGTTTCACCATACTGGCCTCCATGGCCCTGGCTGGAGATTTTGAGCTCATCCGCGATCGCATCGAACGGACAGACTTGTCCGACGAGACCATGGACTGGCTCAGAAGGCGGACCCGGGAGAAGGGAGATTGGGCCTATGAGGAACTCAAGGCGCTCATTCGCTATGCCCAGGGCATCGGACAGGACCCGTTGACCATCCGCAGCTCGGTGTACGGCGCCATTGGCCTGTGCCAGTTCATGCCGACCAATGCGGAACATTACGGCCGGGACGGGTCCGGAGATGGGCGTATCGATCTTTTCGAGATGCGGGACGCCCTCTACAGCATGGCCAACTTCGTGGCCGCGCATGGCTGGAAGGATTCCATGACGCCGGAGCAGAAGCTCAAGGTCATCTATCGCTACAACCACTCCGAAAGCTACGCCCTGACCGTTCTGGCCGTGGCCGACAGGATCGCCAAGACCCGCGAGCTGTTCGGGGGCTGA
- a CDS encoding dual CXXC motif small (seleno)protein, giving the protein MTFGRKRTWHAKGMECEKCGLDLTAYRGCREVTLKCPSCGAVYDLRKFSSQMDEDFEEEMGFVPMDRI; this is encoded by the coding sequence ATGACGTTCGGGCGCAAACGCACTTGGCATGCCAAGGGCATGGAATGCGAGAAGTGCGGTCTCGACCTGACCGCATATAGGGGATGCCGCGAGGTTACGCTGAAGTGTCCATCCTGCGGCGCGGTCTATGATCTCAGGAAGTTTTCGTCGCAGATGGACGAGGATTTCGAGGAGGAGATGGGGTTTGTGCCCATGGATCGAATTTGA
- a CDS encoding glycosyltransferase family 4 protein — protein sequence MRIFQVINVRWFNATAWYAITLSKLLADAGHEVLVLTQAGTQSEAMAREAGLETVSVDLNTTNPLRFAAAARHIIQLLRTHRPEIVNCHRGEGFFLWGLLKLFGFHYQLVRTRGDQRPPRSDAINRWLHSGVSDAVVVTNRRMAEYFLHKMRTPGPGLWLIHGGVDTAKFHFDQAGRDRVREEFGFGPDDLVVGLLGRFDRVKGHKETIEAVAALRRQGMDNIRLLLIGFDTAMTTDQIEAHIRAAGVEDITRISGRRDDVAACVSALDIGVVASLWSEAIARSALEIMAAERPLVSTDVGVMPDLVDASVLVKPEDVDGLAEAIKGVATDPDLREQVLAAQKRTMSQLTLDEFLKRTLNLYQSLLEDA from the coding sequence CGCCATCACCTTAAGCAAACTCCTGGCCGATGCCGGTCACGAGGTCCTGGTCTTGACGCAGGCCGGAACGCAATCCGAGGCCATGGCCCGTGAAGCCGGGCTCGAAACCGTTTCCGTCGACCTGAACACCACCAATCCCCTGCGCTTCGCCGCCGCCGCAAGGCATATCATACAACTCCTGCGGACGCACCGCCCGGAAATCGTCAATTGCCACCGGGGTGAAGGCTTCTTCCTGTGGGGACTGCTCAAACTCTTCGGCTTCCACTATCAATTGGTGCGCACCCGGGGCGACCAGCGTCCGCCCCGCTCCGACGCGATCAATCGCTGGCTCCACTCGGGCGTCTCCGACGCCGTGGTGGTCACCAATCGGCGCATGGCCGAATATTTTCTGCACAAGATGCGTACCCCCGGCCCCGGATTATGGCTCATCCACGGCGGCGTGGACACCGCAAAATTCCACTTCGACCAGGCTGGTCGGGATCGGGTCCGTGAAGAGTTCGGCTTCGGCCCGGACGACCTCGTCGTGGGCCTGCTCGGACGGTTCGACCGGGTCAAGGGACACAAGGAAACCATCGAGGCCGTGGCCGCCCTGCGCCGACAGGGCATGGACAACATCCGTCTTCTGCTCATCGGCTTCGACACGGCCATGACCACCGACCAGATCGAAGCGCACATCCGGGCTGCCGGGGTTGAGGACATCACCCGCATCAGCGGCAGGCGGGACGACGTGGCCGCCTGCGTCAGCGCGCTGGACATCGGCGTGGTCGCCTCGCTGTGGTCCGAGGCCATCGCCCGCTCCGCGCTGGAAATCATGGCCGCCGAACGGCCGCTGGTCTCCACCGACGTGGGCGTCATGCCCGATCTGGTGGACGCCTCCGTGCTGGTAAAACCCGAGGACGTGGATGGACTGGCCGAAGCCATAAAAGGCGTGGCGACCGATCCGGATCTGCGCGAACAGGTCCTGGCCGCCCAGAAACGGACCATGTCCCAGCTCACCTTGGACGAGTTCCTCAAGCGGACGCTGAACCTCTACCAGAGTCTTCTGGAAGACGCCTGA